The window AAAGAAGAAGAAAAAGCTTTGAAAGTCCCTATATTAGGGGTGGTGCGGACGAAAGGACTTGAACCTTCACACCGTGAGGCACCAGATCCTAAGTCTGGCGTGTCTACCAATTTCACCACGTCCGCATAAAAAGTCTAAGGTGGTACGCCCTAGAGGATTCGAACCTCTGACCGATGCCTTAGAAGGGCATTGCTCTATCCAGCTGAGCTAAGGACGCGAAAGACTATATGGTGCGCCCGATAGGGTTCGAACCTATAACCTACGGATCCGAAGTCCGTTACTCTATCCAGTTGAGCTACGGACGCACATCCTTCTAAAACATCGCGTATCAAAAGGTATCCAAACAGAAACATGGGGTGGATGATGGGAATTGAACCCACGACCCCCAGGACCACAATCTGGTGCTCTAACCAACTGAGCTACACCCACCATGAAAAAATCTATTTGAATGATACAGGAAAGAAAAAAACGTGGTCGGGGCGAGAGGACTCGAACCTCCGGCCCCTTGGTCCCAAACCAAGTACTCTAACCATACTGAGCTACGCCCCGACCTTCCTAATTTACCCGAAAGCGAGCTAAATTAGTGAGGCGAAATTATATCGGAAAGAAAAAATCTTGTCAAGAGATCTGTTTACAATGGTAATGTTTTTGGGGAAACGGAGGGGAAAGGGGAATGGAGACAAGAAAACGCCATTAAACTTTATGTATAATCGGGACTTATTATCGAGGCATAGCGGCCATAAGAGGCGCAGTTCCAGCGAAGGGGTGAGAGGGGAATGAAGAAGTATTTTCGGAAAAAAGAGATGTCGGGGGTCGGCGGGGAGTTTCAACGTCGCCTCGGCCTGATGGACGTTACGTTTATCGGTATCGGTGCGATCATCGGGGCCGGAATTTTCGTCATTACCGGTCAGGCGGCCGCGACGATGGCGGGGCCTGCGATCGTCCTCTCCTTTTTACTCGGGGCCGTGATGATCGGGATTACGGCATTGATCTATGCGGAACTGAGCGCGGCTTATCCGGTGGCGGGGAGTGCCTACAGTTTCACGTTTGCCTCGCTGGGGGAGATGTTCGCCTGGTTCGTCGGGTGGAATCTCCTTCTCGAATACGGCGTCGCGACGGCGGCGGTCGCAACGGGATGGTCGGGCTATCTGCGCGGGTTTTTGGAAAACAGCCTGGGAATCCATGTCCCTCTGGCGCTCAGCGGAGCCTATAATCCGGAGGCCGGAACCTACATCGATATCAGCGCGTTCGGGATCATATTGGCCATTTTTGTGCTGCTGGCGATCGGGATCAAGGAGAGCGCTCGGGTCAATTCGGCGATCGTCTTTATCAAGTTCGCAATCCTCATCACGTTTGTCGTAGTGGGAATCCCCCATATTGATTTCAACAATCTCGCCAATTTTTTCCCGTTCGGATGGGAAGGAGTATGGCACGGAGCGGCCCTCATTCTGTTTGCCTACCTGGGATTCGACGCGATCAGCACGGTCGCCGAAGAGACGAAAGAGCCGCAGAAAAATATCCCTTGGGGCCTGATTCTTTCACTGCTGATCTCGGTCATTTTCTTTATTCTGGTCAGCTTTACCCTCACCGCCATCGTCCCCTACGACAAACTGAACGTTCCTGATGCCCTGGCGTTTGCGCTGTATCAGGTCAACGAGCCCTTTGCCGCCAATATCATCGCCCTGGGGGCGGTCATCACGATCACGACGGTGATGCTGGTCATGGGGCTCGGGTTTACCCGGGTGCTGTTCGCGCTGGCGCGGGACGGACTGCTGCCGAAAAACCTGAGCGCCATCCATCCCACTTACAACACGCCGTTCAAGGCGACGCTGATCGGGGGGGCGCTGTTGAGCCTGATGGCGGGACTGGTTCCCCTCAAAACGCTTGCGGAGCTGGTCAACATCGGGACCCTGTTCGCCTATCTGATGGTCGCGGTGGCGATCATCGTCCTGCGCCGCCAGAATACGGTTCAGCCCGCCTTTAAAGTTCCGGCGTTTAAAATCCTGATGCCGCTCAATTTTATCCTCATCATCTTCATGATGGCGGGGCTGCCGTTTGAGACGTGGCTCCGCTTTATCGGATGGTCGCTGATCGGAATGGCGATCTACGCTTTTTACGGATCAAAACACAGTGAGCTGAACCGATGAGCGCGAGTGTAGTGAAACAGGTTCTGACACTCCCCGTCATCGTCATCGCGATGGGGTATTTCGTCGATATTTACGACCTGATTTTATTCGGGGTCGTACGGGTCGAGAGTCTCACCGAACTGGGGCTTGATAAAGAAGGGATTACCTACTGGGGCTCGATCATCCTCAACGCCCAGATGGCTGGGATGCTGATCGGGGGGATCCTTTGGGGGGTCCTAGGGGACAAGCGGGGGAGATTGTCGGTGCTGTTCGCATCGATCATCCTTTATTCGGTGGCGAATCTGCTCAACGCGTTTGTCACCAACGTCGAACAGTACGCGATTTTGCGTTTTATCGCGGGGATCGGTCTGGCCGGAGAACTGGGAGCGGGGGTGACGCTGGTCGCCGAAATCCTTCCCAAAGAGCTGCGGGGCTACGGGGTGATGACAATCGCGGCATTCGGTGTTCTTGGGGTCGTCGCGGCCAACATCGTCGCCGATCTGTTTGCGTGGCGCAACGCTTACATTATCGGCGGGGTACTGGGGTTCATGCTGCTTGTGCTCCGCTTCCGCGTCCGGGAATCGGAGATGTTTACCCATCATGTCAGCGACGACATCAAGCGGGGGCAGTTTTTTGCCCTTTTCACCCATAAAAAGCTGTTTTCCAAATACGTCAAGGCGATCGTAATCGGAATGCCGCTGTGGTACGTGGTGGGCGTTTTGGTGATGTTCTCCCCCGAATTCGCCCAGGCATTGTCGATTCAGGGCGAAGTGAGTGCGGGGGCGGCGTTGATGTATACCTACATCGGCCTCTCCGTCGGCGATCTGGCCAGCGGCTATCTGTCTCAGCAGATGCGAAGCCGGAAGCGGGCGTATGCCGTGTTTATGGTGCTGTCGGTGGCGAGCGTGGGGTATTATTTCACCCTTTCGGGTGCCAGCGTCGAAGCGTTTTACGTCGCGGCCTTTTTTCTGGGGGTCTTCTGCGGCTACTGGGCCCTCTTTATCACGAT of the Sulfuricurvum sp. IAE1 genome contains:
- a CDS encoding APC family permease yields the protein MKKYFRKKEMSGVGGEFQRRLGLMDVTFIGIGAIIGAGIFVITGQAAATMAGPAIVLSFLLGAVMIGITALIYAELSAAYPVAGSAYSFTFASLGEMFAWFVGWNLLLEYGVATAAVATGWSGYLRGFLENSLGIHVPLALSGAYNPEAGTYIDISAFGIILAIFVLLAIGIKESARVNSAIVFIKFAILITFVVVGIPHIDFNNLANFFPFGWEGVWHGAALILFAYLGFDAISTVAEETKEPQKNIPWGLILSLLISVIFFILVSFTLTAIVPYDKLNVPDALAFALYQVNEPFAANIIALGAVITITTVMLVMGLGFTRVLFALARDGLLPKNLSAIHPTYNTPFKATLIGGALLSLMAGLVPLKTLAELVNIGTLFAYLMVAVAIIVLRRQNTVQPAFKVPAFKILMPLNFILIIFMMAGLPFETWLRFIGWSLIGMAIYAFYGSKHSELNR
- a CDS encoding MFS transporter, which produces MSASVVKQVLTLPVIVIAMGYFVDIYDLILFGVVRVESLTELGLDKEGITYWGSIILNAQMAGMLIGGILWGVLGDKRGRLSVLFASIILYSVANLLNAFVTNVEQYAILRFIAGIGLAGELGAGVTLVAEILPKELRGYGVMTIAAFGVLGVVAANIVADLFAWRNAYIIGGVLGFMLLVLRFRVRESEMFTHHVSDDIKRGQFFALFTHKKLFSKYVKAIVIGMPLWYVVGVLVMFSPEFAQALSIQGEVSAGAALMYTYIGLSVGDLASGYLSQQMRSRKRAYAVFMVLSVASVGYYFTLSGASVEAFYVAAFFLGVFCGYWALFITMAAEQFGTNIRATVATTVPNFVRGSVVPITSSFMLLKESMGVLGSAAIVGTVTFAIALVALYYTRETFHEDLDYIEA